The following coding sequences lie in one Zingiber officinale cultivar Zhangliang chromosome 2B, Zo_v1.1, whole genome shotgun sequence genomic window:
- the LOC122045740 gene encoding ISWI chromatin-remodeling complex ATPase CHR11-like isoform X2: protein MAITSYSRKNMKHRKEGKTLSQETKVAVIKEPGPPYTTGENLITNAGKMVLLDKLLPKLKERDSRVLIFSQMTRLLDILEDYLLYRGYQYCRIDGNTGGEERDASIETFNQPGSQKFIFLLSTRAGGLGINLATADVVILYDSDGNPQVDLQAQDHAHRIGQKKEVQVFRFCTEFAIEEKVIERAYKKLALDALVIQQGRLAEQKTVNKDELLQMVRFGAEMVFSSKDNTITDEDIDRIIAKGEEATAELDVKMKKFTEDAIKFKMDDSMLIPF from the exons ATGGCAATCACTTCCTACTCTAGGAAGAATATGAAACATAGAAAAGAGGGAAAAACTTTGTCCCAAGAAACAAAGGTAGCAGTGATCAAAG AACCTGGGCCACCTTATACAACTGGAGAAAATCTTATTACAAATGCAG GAAAAATGGTCCTGTTAGATAAGCTGTTGCCTAAACTGAAGGAACGAGATTCCAGAGTTCTAATATTTTCACAG atGACTAGACTTCTGGACATACTGGAAGATTACTTGCTATATCGTGGTTACCAATATTGCCGGATTGATGGGAATACTGGGGGAGAAGAACGGGATGCTTCCATTGAAACATTTAATCAACCTGGAAGCCAAAAGTTCATTTTCTTACTTTCTACAAGAGCTGGTGGATTGGGAATTAATCTTGCTACAGCTGATGTTGTCATTCTCTATGATAGTGACGG GAATCCACAAGTTGATTTGCAAGCACAGGATCATGCTCATAGAATTGGGCAAAAGAAAGAAGTTCAAGTGTTCCGTTTCTGTACTGAG TTTGCAATTGAGGAGAAAGTGATAGAGAGAGCATACAAGAAGCTTGCACTTGATGCCTTGGTTATTCAACAAGGACGATTAGCAGAACAGAAAA CTGTTAATAAAGATGAACTTctacaaatggttagatttggtGCTGAAATGGTTTTTAGCTCCAAGGACAATACAATAACTGATGAGGATATCGATCGTATCATAGCTAAAGGAGAAGAAGCGACTGCAGAACTTGATGTGAAAATGAAAAAGTTTACAGAGGATGCGATAAAGTTTAAGATGGATGACAGTATGTTGATTCCTTTCTGA
- the LOC122045740 gene encoding ISWI chromatin-remodeling complex ATPase CHR11-like isoform X1 → MAITSYSRKNMKHRKEGKTLSQETKVAVIKGAEPGPPYTTGENLITNAGKMVLLDKLLPKLKERDSRVLIFSQMTRLLDILEDYLLYRGYQYCRIDGNTGGEERDASIETFNQPGSQKFIFLLSTRAGGLGINLATADVVILYDSDGNPQVDLQAQDHAHRIGQKKEVQVFRFCTEFAIEEKVIERAYKKLALDALVIQQGRLAEQKTVNKDELLQMVRFGAEMVFSSKDNTITDEDIDRIIAKGEEATAELDVKMKKFTEDAIKFKMDDSMLIPF, encoded by the exons ATGGCAATCACTTCCTACTCTAGGAAGAATATGAAACATAGAAAAGAGGGAAAAACTTTGTCCCAAGAAACAAAGGTAGCAGTGATCAAAG GTGCAGAACCTGGGCCACCTTATACAACTGGAGAAAATCTTATTACAAATGCAG GAAAAATGGTCCTGTTAGATAAGCTGTTGCCTAAACTGAAGGAACGAGATTCCAGAGTTCTAATATTTTCACAG atGACTAGACTTCTGGACATACTGGAAGATTACTTGCTATATCGTGGTTACCAATATTGCCGGATTGATGGGAATACTGGGGGAGAAGAACGGGATGCTTCCATTGAAACATTTAATCAACCTGGAAGCCAAAAGTTCATTTTCTTACTTTCTACAAGAGCTGGTGGATTGGGAATTAATCTTGCTACAGCTGATGTTGTCATTCTCTATGATAGTGACGG GAATCCACAAGTTGATTTGCAAGCACAGGATCATGCTCATAGAATTGGGCAAAAGAAAGAAGTTCAAGTGTTCCGTTTCTGTACTGAG TTTGCAATTGAGGAGAAAGTGATAGAGAGAGCATACAAGAAGCTTGCACTTGATGCCTTGGTTATTCAACAAGGACGATTAGCAGAACAGAAAA CTGTTAATAAAGATGAACTTctacaaatggttagatttggtGCTGAAATGGTTTTTAGCTCCAAGGACAATACAATAACTGATGAGGATATCGATCGTATCATAGCTAAAGGAGAAGAAGCGACTGCAGAACTTGATGTGAAAATGAAAAAGTTTACAGAGGATGCGATAAAGTTTAAGATGGATGACAGTATGTTGATTCCTTTCTGA
- the LOC122045740 gene encoding ISWI chromatin-remodeling complex ATPase CHR11-like isoform X3, which yields MVLLDKLLPKLKERDSRVLIFSQMTRLLDILEDYLLYRGYQYCRIDGNTGGEERDASIETFNQPGSQKFIFLLSTRAGGLGINLATADVVILYDSDGNPQVDLQAQDHAHRIGQKKEVQVFRFCTEFAIEEKVIERAYKKLALDALVIQQGRLAEQKTVNKDELLQMVRFGAEMVFSSKDNTITDEDIDRIIAKGEEATAELDVKMKKFTEDAIKFKMDDSMLIPF from the exons ATGGTCCTGTTAGATAAGCTGTTGCCTAAACTGAAGGAACGAGATTCCAGAGTTCTAATATTTTCACAG atGACTAGACTTCTGGACATACTGGAAGATTACTTGCTATATCGTGGTTACCAATATTGCCGGATTGATGGGAATACTGGGGGAGAAGAACGGGATGCTTCCATTGAAACATTTAATCAACCTGGAAGCCAAAAGTTCATTTTCTTACTTTCTACAAGAGCTGGTGGATTGGGAATTAATCTTGCTACAGCTGATGTTGTCATTCTCTATGATAGTGACGG GAATCCACAAGTTGATTTGCAAGCACAGGATCATGCTCATAGAATTGGGCAAAAGAAAGAAGTTCAAGTGTTCCGTTTCTGTACTGAG TTTGCAATTGAGGAGAAAGTGATAGAGAGAGCATACAAGAAGCTTGCACTTGATGCCTTGGTTATTCAACAAGGACGATTAGCAGAACAGAAAA CTGTTAATAAAGATGAACTTctacaaatggttagatttggtGCTGAAATGGTTTTTAGCTCCAAGGACAATACAATAACTGATGAGGATATCGATCGTATCATAGCTAAAGGAGAAGAAGCGACTGCAGAACTTGATGTGAAAATGAAAAAGTTTACAGAGGATGCGATAAAGTTTAAGATGGATGACAGTATGTTGATTCCTTTCTGA